One window of the Candidatus Coatesbacteria bacterium genome contains the following:
- a CDS encoding glutamate racemase translates to MNASTAQLPVGVFDSGVGGLTVARAIADRLPGEVLLYLGDTARVPYGGKSPATVLHYTRQALGFFARRGVKLVVVACNTASAAALPELAPRSSVPLVGVVEPGARAAAQRTNGAVGVIGTRTTIASGSYEAALQRLKPDLTIRTRPCPLFVPLAEEGWLSGPVPRWVAQSYLEPLKAAGIDTLVLGCTHYPLLKGVIAQVMGPGVGLVDSAAETARAVAELLESRGLLSPDGAQPEHRFFATDVSDALTALAGKFFGRPIEKLEPAELEGEQ, encoded by the coding sequence ATGAACGCCAGCACCGCCCAGTTACCCGTCGGCGTCTTCGACTCCGGCGTCGGCGGCCTGACCGTCGCCCGGGCAATCGCCGACCGCCTGCCCGGCGAGGTCCTGCTCTACCTCGGCGACACCGCCCGCGTACCCTACGGCGGCAAATCCCCCGCTACCGTGCTGCACTACACCCGCCAGGCCCTGGGCTTCTTCGCCCGGCGCGGCGTCAAGCTCGTCGTGGTGGCCTGCAATACCGCCTCCGCCGCCGCCCTGCCCGAACTCGCCCCCCGCAGCTCCGTGCCCCTGGTCGGCGTCGTCGAACCCGGCGCCCGGGCCGCCGCCCAGCGCACTAACGGCGCCGTCGGCGTCATCGGCACCCGCACCACCATCGCCAGCGGCTCCTACGAGGCCGCCCTGCAACGCCTGAAACCCGACCTGACCATCCGGACCCGCCCCTGCCCCCTCTTCGTCCCCCTGGCCGAAGAGGGCTGGCTCAGCGGACCTGTGCCCCGCTGGGTGGCCCAGAGCTACCTCGAACCGCTCAAGGCCGCCGGGATCGACACCCTCGTCCTCGGCTGCACCCACTACCCCCTGCTCAAGGGCGTCATCGCCCAGGTGATGGGCCCCGGCGTCGGGCTGGTCGATTCCGCCGCGGAGACCGCCCGCGCCGTGGCCGAGCTGCTGGAGTCACGAGGCTTGTTGAGCCCCGACGGCGCCCAGCCCGAGCATCGTTTCTTCGCCACCGACGTCTCCGACGCGCTGACGGCTCTGGCGGGGAAGTTCTTCGGCCGGCCGATCGAGAAGCTGGAACCGGCGGAGCTGGAGGGGGAACAATAA